In one Pseudarthrobacter oxydans genomic region, the following are encoded:
- a CDS encoding mannitol dehydrogenase family protein, producing MTALQTRALAGLPASLAVPAYDRASLTAGIVHFGVGGFHRAHQAMYLDRLMNEGKALDWAICGVGVLPGDARMKQVMDSQDCLYTLVVKNPDGTREGRVIGSIIEYLFAPDDPESVIEKMASGAVRIVSLTITEGGYNFHHVTGEFDAGNPDVVHDLQPGAAPRTTFGLITEALARRRARGLVPFTVMSCDNIQGNGDVARKMFTAFAVLKDPDLGAWITANVPFPNSMVDRITPVTADADRAAVSAEFGVEDAWPVVCEPFEQWVLEDTFSLGRPPFEDAGVQLVADVEPYELMKLRLLNARHQGMCYFGHLAGYRYAHEAAQDPLFAKFLLDYMDKEATPTLEPVPGVDLAHYKHTLIERFTNEHVRDTLARLCAESSDRIPKWLLPVIRINLDRGGEIRRSAAIVASWARYAEGADEQGNPIDVVDRLRDKLMASAARQREEPLAFISDREVFGDLAGNQEFFAAYTRALTSLHNAGSRATLEALAGQ from the coding sequence ATGACTGCACTACAAACCCGGGCCCTTGCCGGACTGCCTGCATCCTTGGCCGTCCCCGCCTACGACCGGGCCTCTCTGACGGCGGGAATCGTCCACTTCGGCGTGGGCGGCTTCCACCGCGCCCACCAGGCCATGTACCTGGACCGGCTGATGAACGAGGGCAAGGCCCTCGACTGGGCCATCTGCGGCGTGGGGGTCCTGCCCGGTGATGCCCGCATGAAACAGGTCATGGACAGCCAGGACTGCCTCTACACCCTGGTGGTCAAGAACCCGGACGGGACCCGGGAAGGGCGGGTCATCGGCTCGATCATCGAGTACCTGTTCGCCCCTGACGATCCCGAGTCCGTCATCGAGAAGATGGCGTCCGGCGCCGTCCGGATCGTTTCACTCACAATCACCGAGGGCGGGTACAACTTCCACCACGTCACCGGCGAGTTCGACGCCGGCAACCCCGACGTGGTCCACGACCTCCAGCCGGGGGCAGCACCCCGGACGACCTTCGGCCTCATCACCGAAGCCCTGGCCCGCCGTCGTGCCCGCGGCCTGGTCCCCTTCACGGTGATGTCCTGCGACAACATCCAGGGCAACGGCGACGTGGCGCGGAAGATGTTCACTGCCTTCGCCGTGCTCAAGGACCCGGACCTCGGCGCCTGGATCACCGCGAACGTTCCCTTCCCCAACAGCATGGTGGACCGGATCACGCCCGTCACCGCCGACGCTGACCGCGCCGCCGTTTCGGCGGAGTTCGGCGTCGAGGATGCGTGGCCCGTGGTGTGCGAGCCGTTTGAGCAGTGGGTCCTCGAGGACACGTTCAGCCTTGGACGTCCCCCGTTTGAGGACGCCGGGGTCCAGCTCGTGGCGGATGTTGAACCGTACGAACTGATGAAACTCCGCCTCCTCAACGCCCGCCACCAGGGCATGTGCTACTTCGGCCACCTGGCCGGCTACCGCTACGCCCACGAAGCTGCCCAGGACCCGCTGTTCGCAAAGTTCCTGCTCGACTACATGGACAAGGAGGCCACCCCCACCCTGGAGCCGGTGCCCGGCGTGGACCTCGCCCACTACAAACACACCCTCATCGAACGCTTCACCAACGAACACGTCCGGGACACCCTTGCCCGCCTCTGTGCGGAAAGCTCGGACCGGATCCCCAAATGGCTGCTGCCGGTCATCCGCATCAACCTTGATCGGGGCGGGGAAATCCGCCGGTCCGCCGCCATCGTTGCCAGCTGGGCCCGCTATGCCGAAGGCGCCGACGAGCAGGGCAACCCGATTGACGTCGTCGACCGCCTCAGGGACAAGCTGATGGCCTCAGCCGCCCGGCAGCGGGAGGAACCGCTGGCCTTCATCTCGGACCGGGAGGTCTTCGGCGACCTGGCCGGCAACCAGGAATTCTTCGCCGCGTATACCCGGGCGCTGACAAGCCTCCACAACGCCGGTTCACGGGCCACGCTTGAAGCTTTGGCAGGCCAGTAG
- a CDS encoding carbohydrate kinase: MITIIGESLVDIIEAPGRGSAQQVHPGGSPLNVAVGCARLGLGTRLVTHYGDDVHGKLIAGHLRTNNVEPIVGGSLPTSSALASLDATGAAEYTFNISWDVNGASIPALAAVQGSLHVHTGSIATVLAPGNKAVRGLAEAARPHATVSFDPNCRPAISGNVEAARREAEDFVAASDIVKASDEDLRWLYPGRTLDESLAAWLALGPALVALTRGADGPVVLTRQGRVEMPGETVAVADTVGAGDSFMAALIAGLAQRDALGAANRPRLRSLSPEDLDALAAYANRAAAITCSRPGANPPTSAELGSLSGKPAGTPPGLPAPAEG, translated from the coding sequence ATGATCACCATCATCGGCGAGTCGCTCGTTGACATCATTGAGGCCCCCGGCCGGGGCTCCGCGCAGCAGGTGCACCCGGGCGGGAGCCCGCTCAACGTCGCGGTAGGGTGCGCGCGGCTGGGCCTGGGGACCAGGCTGGTCACGCACTATGGCGACGACGTCCACGGGAAGCTGATCGCTGGCCACCTGCGCACCAACAATGTTGAACCGATCGTGGGAGGTTCCCTGCCGACGTCGTCCGCGCTGGCGTCCCTGGACGCTACCGGCGCAGCCGAGTACACGTTCAACATCAGCTGGGACGTCAACGGGGCCTCCATCCCGGCGCTTGCCGCGGTGCAGGGTTCGCTGCATGTCCACACCGGATCCATCGCCACGGTCCTGGCACCCGGCAACAAGGCCGTCCGGGGCCTGGCCGAAGCGGCACGCCCGCACGCGACGGTGAGTTTCGATCCCAACTGCCGGCCGGCCATCAGCGGGAATGTTGAAGCCGCACGCCGTGAAGCCGAGGACTTTGTGGCCGCCAGTGACATCGTCAAAGCCAGCGACGAGGACCTGCGCTGGCTCTACCCCGGCAGGACCTTGGACGAGTCCCTTGCCGCGTGGCTGGCGCTGGGACCGGCACTGGTTGCGCTGACGCGCGGCGCGGACGGACCGGTGGTCCTGACCCGGCAGGGGCGCGTGGAGATGCCCGGCGAAACGGTCGCCGTGGCGGACACCGTGGGGGCGGGCGACTCCTTCATGGCCGCCCTGATCGCCGGCCTGGCGCAACGGGACGCGCTCGGTGCCGCCAACAGGCCGCGCCTGCGGAGCCTCTCCCCCGAAGACCTGGATGCCCTGGCGGCCTACGCGAACAGGGCCGCCGCCATCACGTGTTCCCGGCCGGGGGCCAACCCGCCCACGTCAGCCGAGCTGGGTTCCCTGTCCGGAAAGCCGGCCGGAACACCGCCCGGCCTGCCCGCCCCTGCGGAAGGCTAG
- a CDS encoding NAD(P)-dependent alcohol dehydrogenase has product MTTTTTQSPATGSGLPATMRASILKRQGEMAMETLPLPQLDADQVLVQVAAVGVCGSDVHYYEHGRIGPYVVDHPLILGHELSGRISAVGSAVDPARIGKRVAVEPQRPCRTCKQCKAGRYNLCPDIEFYATPPVDGAFAEYVTIQSDFAYDIPDSVSDEAAALIEPLSVGLWACERAQIKPGSRVLIAGAGPIGIIAAQAARAYGATEIYISDIAEDRLAFALEHGATHALNAKTDSVEGLDVDAFIDASGAPQAVRAGIKAVAPAGRVILVGLGADDVELPVSYIQNREIWLSGVFRYTNTWPLAIQLIADGKVDLDILVTGRFPLADSENALKAGKQPGQLKAVVYPGR; this is encoded by the coding sequence ATGACCACAACAACCACCCAGTCCCCGGCCACCGGCTCCGGCCTGCCGGCCACCATGCGCGCGTCCATCCTCAAGCGCCAGGGCGAGATGGCCATGGAAACCCTGCCCCTCCCGCAGCTCGACGCCGACCAGGTCCTGGTCCAGGTCGCCGCCGTCGGCGTCTGCGGCAGCGACGTCCACTACTACGAGCACGGCCGGATCGGCCCCTACGTGGTGGACCACCCGCTCATCCTCGGCCACGAACTCTCCGGCCGGATCTCCGCCGTCGGATCCGCCGTTGACCCCGCCCGCATCGGCAAGCGCGTCGCCGTCGAGCCCCAGCGCCCCTGCCGCACGTGCAAGCAGTGCAAGGCCGGCCGCTACAACCTCTGCCCGGACATCGAGTTCTACGCCACCCCGCCCGTTGACGGCGCCTTCGCCGAATACGTCACCATCCAGTCCGACTTCGCCTACGACATCCCGGACAGCGTCAGCGACGAGGCTGCCGCCCTCATCGAGCCGCTCTCCGTAGGGCTCTGGGCCTGCGAACGCGCACAAATCAAGCCCGGCAGCCGGGTCCTGATCGCCGGCGCCGGGCCCATCGGCATCATCGCCGCCCAGGCCGCCCGCGCGTACGGCGCCACCGAGATCTACATCTCCGACATCGCCGAGGACCGGCTCGCCTTCGCCCTCGAACACGGCGCCACCCACGCGCTCAACGCAAAGACGGACAGCGTGGAAGGGCTCGACGTCGACGCGTTCATTGACGCGTCCGGCGCACCGCAGGCGGTCCGCGCCGGGATCAAGGCCGTGGCCCCTGCAGGCAGAGTCATCCTGGTCGGCCTGGGCGCGGACGACGTCGAACTCCCCGTCTCCTACATCCAGAACCGCGAGATCTGGCTCTCCGGCGTGTTCCGCTACACCAACACCTGGCCGCTGGCCATCCAGCTGATCGCGGACGGCAAGGTGGACCTGGACATCCTGGTCACCGGCAGGTTTCCACTCGCGGACTCCGAGAACGCGCTCAAGGCGGGCAAGCAGCCCGGCCAGCTCAAAGCCGTTGTCTACCCGGGCCGCTGA
- a CDS encoding carbohydrate ABC transporter permease, with protein MSTLTPAEPRQPGLARSTPPTAPNTGAGRRGFGRSGRGKSRMDPTRNNTAAGIAAWLLALLFVAPVLWMILTSFHSETDAATNPPSIGAPLTLDAYAEFFGASSGVSPWPPLINSATASVLSTVLVLVLAIPAAYALSIRPIKKWTDVMFFFLSTKMLPIVAAVLPLFLFAKTIGGLDNIWFLVLMYTSMNLPIAVWMMRSFLAEVPVEMLEASQIDGAGLLLTLRAVVAPVAMPGIAATALICFIFSWNELLLARVLTGVMAGTAPVFLTGFVSSQGLFLAKVCAAAVVISLPVLFAGFAAQDKLVQGLSLGAVK; from the coding sequence ATGAGCACCCTCACTCCTGCCGAACCCCGCCAGCCGGGCCTCGCCCGTTCAACACCGCCCACCGCCCCGAACACCGGGGCCGGCCGCCGCGGATTCGGAAGATCCGGCCGGGGCAAGTCCCGGATGGATCCCACGCGCAACAACACCGCCGCCGGCATCGCCGCCTGGCTGCTGGCCCTGCTGTTCGTGGCCCCGGTCCTCTGGATGATCCTGACCTCCTTCCACTCCGAAACGGATGCCGCCACCAACCCGCCGTCCATCGGCGCACCCCTGACCCTCGATGCCTACGCGGAATTCTTCGGCGCCAGCTCCGGAGTCAGCCCCTGGCCGCCGCTGATCAACTCGGCCACCGCTTCCGTCCTGTCCACCGTCCTGGTGCTGGTCCTGGCCATCCCGGCCGCCTACGCCCTCTCGATCAGGCCGATCAAGAAGTGGACGGACGTAATGTTCTTCTTCCTTTCCACCAAGATGCTGCCCATCGTCGCCGCGGTCCTGCCGCTGTTCCTGTTCGCCAAAACCATCGGCGGGCTGGACAACATCTGGTTCCTGGTCCTGATGTACACCTCCATGAACCTGCCCATCGCTGTCTGGATGATGCGGTCCTTCCTCGCCGAAGTCCCGGTGGAAATGCTCGAAGCCTCCCAGATCGACGGAGCCGGCCTGCTCCTGACCCTCCGCGCCGTCGTCGCCCCGGTCGCGATGCCGGGGATCGCCGCCACCGCCCTGATCTGCTTCATCTTCAGCTGGAACGAACTGCTCCTCGCCCGGGTCCTCACCGGCGTCATGGCCGGAACAGCCCCGGTCTTCCTCACCGGCTTCGTCTCCAGCCAGGGCCTCTTCCTCGCCAAGGTGTGCGCGGCCGCCGTCGTCATCTCCCTGCCCGTGCTTTTTGCGGGGTTCGCCGCCCAGGACAAGCTCGTCCAGGGACTCTCCCTCGGCGCCGTGAAATAG
- a CDS encoding sugar ABC transporter permease: protein MTSATARVARSGHSAPKPSKDARARERATAWARRAPLLPALVFLIIVTQLPFAATLIISFLNWNSLRPDQTGFAGFSNYVEVLTNADLRQAIFTTIVLTVSVVLASLVIGLVLALLLDKKFIGRGLARTLLIAPFLVVPVAAALVWKHALLNPTYGLINGILTWIWSLFGSSTPPQPDLLSQAPLTAVILSLVWQWTPFMMLILLAGLQSRPMDTVEAAQMDGASPWEIFRHLTLPHLRQYLELGGLLGAIYIVQNFDAVFTLTSGGLGTANLPYSIYQTFYFANEYGLASATGVVVVIGTIIVATFALRTVFSLFKKEAAR, encoded by the coding sequence ATGACTTCCGCAACAGCGCGCGTCGCCCGTTCAGGGCACAGCGCCCCCAAACCTTCCAAAGACGCCAGGGCCCGTGAACGCGCCACGGCGTGGGCACGGCGCGCGCCACTGCTGCCGGCCCTGGTCTTCCTCATTATCGTCACGCAGCTTCCCTTTGCTGCCACCCTGATCATTTCCTTCCTGAACTGGAACAGCCTCCGCCCGGACCAGACGGGATTCGCGGGTTTCAGCAACTACGTGGAGGTCCTCACCAACGCGGACCTGCGCCAGGCCATCTTCACCACCATCGTCCTCACCGTCTCGGTGGTCCTGGCCAGCCTGGTCATCGGTCTGGTCCTGGCCCTGCTCCTGGACAAGAAGTTCATTGGCCGCGGGCTTGCCCGCACCCTGCTGATCGCACCGTTCCTGGTGGTTCCCGTAGCTGCTGCCCTCGTATGGAAGCACGCCCTGCTGAACCCGACATACGGCCTGATCAACGGCATCCTGACCTGGATCTGGTCGCTCTTCGGCAGCAGCACCCCGCCGCAGCCGGACCTCCTCTCGCAGGCACCCCTGACCGCCGTCATCCTCTCGCTGGTGTGGCAGTGGACGCCGTTTATGATGCTCATCCTGCTCGCCGGGCTGCAGTCCCGGCCCATGGACACCGTGGAAGCGGCGCAGATGGACGGGGCCAGCCCCTGGGAAATCTTCCGCCACCTGACCCTGCCGCACCTGCGCCAGTACCTGGAGCTGGGCGGCCTGCTCGGCGCCATCTACATCGTGCAGAACTTCGACGCCGTCTTCACGCTCACCTCGGGCGGCCTGGGCACGGCCAACCTGCCGTACTCCATCTACCAGACCTTCTACTTCGCCAATGAATACGGTCTGGCCTCAGCAACAGGCGTCGTGGTGGTCATCGGCACCATCATCGTGGCCACCTTCGCCCTCCGCACCGTCTTTTCACTCTTCAAGAAGGAGGCAGCACGATGA
- a CDS encoding sugar ABC transporter substrate-binding protein — protein MRPKMRTATLAAGALCIALSASACSGAGGGTAAGDQNSINVLMVNNPQMEDLQKLTADNFTKDTGIKVNYTILPENDVRAKISQEFSSQAGQYDVASLSNYEIPFYSANKWLAPLDSVAKDAEFNQDDILPAYTASLTGKDGKLYGEPFYGESSFLMYRKDILEAKGLTMPEKPTWDQVAELAAQADGAAPGMKGICLRGQPGWGQVFAPLTTVVNTFGGTWFDKDWNAKVNAPEFTEATKFYVDLVKKHGEAGAAQAGFTECLNNMSQSKVAMWYDATSAAGALEAEGSPVKGKIGYAQAPVKKTDSSGWLWTWSWGVQAASKKQDAAGKFIAWASSKKYEELVASKLGWAKVPSGKRISTYENAEFQKAAPFFKAERSAIENADPKNPGVQERPVVGIQFVGIPEFADLGTTVSQGVSSAIAGQGTVEDALAKGQEAAQKIGDKYKK, from the coding sequence ATGCGCCCAAAAATGCGCACTGCCACACTGGCTGCCGGTGCCTTGTGCATCGCACTCTCCGCATCGGCCTGCTCCGGTGCCGGCGGCGGCACTGCTGCCGGTGACCAGAACAGCATCAATGTCCTGATGGTGAACAATCCCCAGATGGAGGACCTGCAGAAGCTCACTGCAGACAACTTCACCAAGGACACCGGGATCAAGGTCAACTACACGATCCTGCCGGAGAACGACGTCCGGGCCAAGATCAGCCAGGAGTTCTCCAGCCAGGCCGGCCAGTACGATGTGGCGTCCCTGTCCAACTATGAGATCCCGTTCTACTCCGCCAACAAGTGGCTGGCCCCGCTGGACAGTGTGGCCAAGGACGCCGAATTCAACCAGGACGACATTCTTCCCGCCTACACGGCGTCCCTGACGGGCAAGGACGGCAAGCTCTACGGCGAACCCTTCTACGGTGAGTCGTCCTTCCTGATGTACCGCAAGGACATCCTTGAGGCCAAGGGCCTGACGATGCCGGAGAAGCCCACCTGGGACCAGGTGGCCGAGCTCGCCGCCCAGGCCGACGGCGCCGCGCCGGGAATGAAGGGCATCTGCCTCCGCGGCCAGCCCGGCTGGGGCCAGGTTTTCGCGCCGCTGACCACCGTGGTGAACACCTTCGGCGGCACCTGGTTCGACAAGGACTGGAACGCCAAAGTCAATGCTCCGGAATTCACCGAGGCCACCAAGTTCTACGTGGACCTGGTCAAGAAGCACGGTGAAGCCGGCGCGGCCCAGGCCGGGTTCACCGAGTGCCTGAACAACATGAGCCAGTCCAAGGTGGCCATGTGGTACGACGCCACCTCTGCAGCGGGCGCCCTCGAAGCGGAGGGTTCGCCGGTGAAGGGCAAGATCGGCTACGCCCAGGCCCCGGTCAAGAAGACCGACTCCTCGGGCTGGCTGTGGACCTGGTCCTGGGGTGTGCAGGCTGCGTCCAAGAAGCAGGACGCCGCAGGCAAGTTCATCGCCTGGGCCAGCTCGAAGAAATATGAAGAACTGGTCGCCTCGAAGCTGGGATGGGCCAAGGTTCCGTCCGGCAAGCGCATCTCCACCTACGAGAACGCCGAGTTCCAGAAGGCCGCACCGTTCTTCAAGGCCGAACGCTCCGCCATTGAGAACGCCGACCCGAAGAACCCGGGTGTGCAGGAACGTCCGGTGGTTGGCATCCAGTTCGTCGGCATCCCCGAGTTCGCCGACCTTGGCACCACAGTCTCCCAGGGCGTCAGCTCGGCGATAGCCGGACAGGGCACCGTGGAGGACGCACTGGCCAAGGGCCAGGAAGCCGCCCAGAAAATCGGCGACAAGTACAAGAAGTAA
- a CDS encoding AraC family transcriptional regulator codes for MTATDTADGAAARLAERLLGMRANREIIPPDPNHSVRWVEHSYPSPVARWNYHPEYEIHLIRKGTGKFIVGDHIGTFEAGHVSLVGSGLPHDWVSDLEPGEVLENRDAVIQFDGKWVEQTASLVPEMAEVKPLLEQSRRGIEFLGPSAENAAAAIEAMGASTGLVRLRHLLDLFVVLARAPQEERRYLADEWFRPQLDGQAAAVVDIVLEYVFTNHAGSVKMSEAAGLVGMSEPTFSKYFKRATGQNFSDLVRKLRLAHARRLLEHSDKAISEICYEVGFSNLSNFNRHFLNDAGETPRNYRQRVQG; via the coding sequence ATGACTGCCACGGACACAGCCGACGGAGCTGCGGCCCGGCTGGCCGAGAGGCTGCTCGGAATGCGGGCCAACCGGGAGATCATCCCGCCCGATCCCAACCACTCCGTCCGGTGGGTGGAACACAGCTACCCCAGCCCGGTGGCGCGGTGGAACTACCACCCCGAGTACGAGATCCACCTCATCCGCAAGGGCACCGGAAAGTTCATCGTGGGCGACCATATCGGCACGTTCGAAGCCGGCCACGTGTCCCTTGTCGGATCGGGGCTGCCGCACGACTGGGTCAGCGACCTTGAACCCGGCGAGGTGCTGGAGAACCGGGATGCCGTGATCCAGTTCGACGGCAAATGGGTTGAGCAGACGGCTTCGCTGGTCCCGGAGATGGCTGAGGTGAAGCCACTGCTGGAGCAGTCCCGGCGGGGGATCGAATTCCTGGGGCCCTCGGCGGAGAACGCGGCAGCCGCCATAGAAGCGATGGGTGCCAGCACGGGGCTGGTGCGGTTGCGCCACCTGCTGGACCTCTTTGTGGTGCTGGCGCGGGCTCCGCAGGAAGAACGGCGATACCTCGCGGACGAATGGTTCCGGCCGCAGCTGGATGGCCAGGCCGCCGCCGTGGTGGACATCGTGCTCGAGTACGTCTTCACCAACCATGCCGGCAGCGTGAAGATGTCCGAGGCCGCCGGGCTGGTGGGCATGTCCGAGCCCACCTTCTCCAAATACTTCAAGCGCGCTACCGGCCAAAACTTCAGTGACCTGGTGCGCAAGCTCCGGCTTGCACATGCCCGCCGGCTGCTGGAGCACAGCGACAAGGCCATCTCGGAGATCTGCTACGAAGTGGGGTTCTCCAACCTTTCCAACTTCAACCGCCACTTCCTGAACGACGCAGGGGAGACGCCGAGGAACTACCGCCAGCGCGTTCAGGGCTGA
- a CDS encoding DUF1801 domain-containing protein has product MTYRKDPRVDQYIGALPPWQQAVCLKVRDLVHAADPGVEETIKRTVQPYFVLQGNICALLATKDHVNVFLYDGGLTPDPHNIITGGHGNKTGRMISYYADDPINEDALLEMFRAIIVTNRAGGWRKIKGSQ; this is encoded by the coding sequence ATGACCTACCGGAAGGATCCACGTGTTGACCAGTACATCGGCGCACTCCCGCCCTGGCAGCAGGCCGTCTGCCTGAAGGTGCGGGACCTCGTCCATGCTGCCGACCCTGGCGTCGAGGAGACTATCAAGCGCACGGTCCAGCCGTACTTCGTGCTGCAGGGCAACATTTGCGCCCTCCTCGCCACCAAAGACCACGTCAATGTTTTCCTGTACGACGGCGGGCTCACCCCGGACCCGCACAACATCATCACGGGCGGCCACGGCAACAAGACGGGCCGGATGATTTCCTACTACGCGGACGATCCAATCAACGAGGATGCCCTGCTGGAGATGTTCCGGGCAATCATCGTAACCAACCGCGCGGGCGGCTGGCGGAAAATCAAGGGTAGCCAGTAG
- a CDS encoding DUF1801 domain-containing protein, with protein sequence MGDVDDSLAALDEPARGCLQRVIAAARRVVPEADEGRSYGMPALKVDGKPLIGVVAAARHLSIFPFSPEVVDAVAPRLAGFSLSKGTVRFTPDHPVPEEVVEEMVRLRLAEIRK encoded by the coding sequence ATGGGTGACGTAGACGATTCCCTTGCCGCGTTGGACGAGCCGGCGCGCGGCTGCCTGCAGCGTGTCATTGCGGCGGCGCGGCGCGTGGTCCCGGAGGCCGACGAAGGCCGCAGCTACGGGATGCCGGCACTGAAGGTGGACGGCAAACCGCTGATCGGCGTGGTGGCAGCAGCCAGGCACCTGTCCATCTTTCCGTTCTCGCCCGAGGTGGTGGACGCCGTCGCGCCCAGGCTGGCGGGCTTCTCGCTGTCCAAGGGTACTGTCCGGTTCACGCCGGACCATCCCGTCCCCGAGGAAGTGGTGGAGGAGATGGTCCGGCTGCGGCTGGCGGAGATCCGGAAGTAG
- a CDS encoding metallophosphoesterase family protein — protein sequence MTIKLNQPNFSRRAALAAAGTLGALGMTAAAGTGANAAPGTKAPKPALAFRPDGRFKVIQFNDTQDDEQTDRRTIELMDRTLDAEKPDFVVINGDVINGGCDTELEVKQALNHVVQPMERRQIPWAVTFGNHDEDSVARTGMTEARMLQFLQSYAFNVNGDSTDGLTGTSNSLLLVQSSKSKDPAFGLWLIDTGRYAPDTINGQDFEGYPDWDWVRMDQVAWYRNLSMATEQKYGRKIPSLMWGHIALHEHRSMWFASIDSRTDADHQRAVKKHGIVGERNEDECPGPFNSGLFNAFLERGDVRGYFVGHDHVNTYVGNYYGVELGYAPGTGFGAYGLPGADRNRLRGARVFELDENHAGIYKETRLVFAKDLGIDLTANDQPITPLPLDPAQL from the coding sequence ATGACCATCAAACTCAACCAGCCCAACTTCAGCAGGCGGGCGGCCCTCGCGGCAGCCGGAACCCTGGGCGCACTCGGCATGACCGCGGCGGCCGGAACCGGAGCCAACGCCGCACCGGGAACGAAGGCCCCCAAGCCCGCCCTCGCGTTCCGCCCGGACGGCCGGTTCAAGGTGATCCAGTTCAACGACACCCAGGACGACGAGCAGACGGACCGCCGCACCATCGAGCTCATGGACCGCACGCTGGATGCCGAAAAGCCTGACTTCGTGGTGATCAACGGGGACGTGATCAACGGCGGCTGCGACACCGAACTCGAGGTCAAGCAGGCCCTGAACCACGTGGTCCAGCCGATGGAACGCCGGCAGATCCCGTGGGCCGTCACGTTCGGCAACCACGACGAGGACTCGGTGGCGAGGACCGGCATGACCGAAGCCAGGATGCTGCAGTTCCTGCAGAGCTACGCATTCAACGTCAACGGCGACTCCACCGATGGCCTCACCGGCACGTCCAACTCGCTGCTGCTGGTGCAGTCCTCGAAATCCAAGGACCCAGCCTTCGGCCTCTGGCTCATCGACACCGGCCGCTACGCCCCGGACACCATCAACGGCCAGGACTTCGAGGGCTATCCGGACTGGGACTGGGTCCGCATGGACCAGGTGGCCTGGTACCGCAACCTCTCCATGGCCACCGAGCAGAAGTACGGCAGGAAGATCCCCTCCCTGATGTGGGGCCACATCGCCCTGCACGAACACCGCAGCATGTGGTTCGCCAGCATCGATTCCCGGACGGACGCGGACCACCAGCGGGCGGTGAAGAAGCACGGCATCGTGGGCGAGCGGAACGAGGACGAGTGCCCCGGCCCCTTCAACTCCGGGCTGTTCAACGCCTTCCTGGAACGCGGGGACGTCCGCGGCTACTTCGTGGGCCACGACCACGTCAACACCTACGTGGGCAACTACTACGGCGTGGAACTCGGCTACGCACCCGGGACGGGATTCGGCGCCTACGGGCTGCCGGGCGCCGACCGGAACCGGCTCCGCGGCGCGCGCGTCTTCGAGCTGGATGAGAACCACGCGGGGATCTACAAGGAGACCCGCCTGGTGTTCGCCAAGGACCTGGGCATCGACCTGACCGCGAACGACCAGCCGATCACTCCCCTGCCCCTGGACCCGGCGCAGCTCTAG
- a CDS encoding mycothiol transferase, whose amino-acid sequence MKTNELLLDAFGRIRENVEATLDGLDGGTLAWRPAGTGNSIAWLIWHLSRVEDAQVADVAGREQAWTAQDFVGRFNLPLDPRDTGYGHSTEQVDSVQAEPELLLEYYDAVHRRTVEFLQDLGDRDLDRVVDTRWDPPVTLGVRLVSTLADCLQHVGQAAYAKGLNQVRGQ is encoded by the coding sequence GTGAAAACCAACGAACTGCTGCTGGACGCCTTCGGCCGGATCCGCGAGAACGTGGAGGCCACCCTTGACGGGCTCGACGGCGGGACGCTTGCCTGGCGGCCGGCCGGCACCGGCAACTCGATTGCCTGGCTGATCTGGCACCTCAGCCGCGTGGAGGACGCGCAGGTGGCGGACGTCGCCGGCCGCGAACAGGCCTGGACTGCCCAGGACTTCGTGGGCCGCTTCAACCTTCCGCTGGACCCCCGCGACACCGGCTACGGCCATTCCACGGAGCAGGTGGATTCGGTGCAGGCTGAGCCGGAACTGCTGCTGGAGTACTACGACGCCGTCCACCGGCGGACCGTGGAGTTCCTGCAGGACCTCGGGGACCGGGACCTTGACCGCGTCGTGGATACCCGGTGGGACCCGCCCGTCACGCTTGGCGTGCGGTTGGTGAGCACCCTGGCGGACTGCCTCCAGCACGTGGGGCAGGCCGCATACGCCAAGGGCCTGAATCAGGTGCGGGGGCAGTAG
- a CDS encoding VOC family protein — protein MLKDSAIMAVLPAKDINRAKDFYRDKLGLEPSETVEDNLVYRCGKGTSFLVYQTENAGTAKNTQMGWETDNLERDMEELRGRGVVFEDYDFPGLKTENGVATDSFGKGAWFLDSEGNILNIAQRA, from the coding sequence ATGCTCAAAGATTCGGCAATCATGGCTGTCCTTCCCGCAAAGGACATTAACAGGGCCAAGGATTTCTATCGGGACAAGCTGGGGCTGGAGCCTTCCGAGACAGTGGAGGACAACCTGGTGTACCGCTGCGGCAAGGGAACAAGCTTCCTTGTGTACCAGACGGAAAATGCGGGCACGGCCAAGAACACCCAGATGGGGTGGGAGACTGACAACCTCGAGCGCGACATGGAGGAGTTGCGGGGCCGCGGCGTTGTCTTTGAAGACTATGACTTCCCCGGACTGAAGACAGAGAACGGCGTTGCCACTGACTCATTTGGGAAGGGCGCGTGGTTCCTCGACAGCGAGGGGAACATCCTCAATATCGCCCAGCGCGCATAG